In a single window of the Pseudomonadota bacterium genome:
- a CDS encoding patatin-like phospholipase family protein, with product MSFLARLKMMAGKRARLGLALGSGGARGFAHIGVLKVLEEEKIPVHCIAGCSAGAIIGGLYSGGASVLALEDLAASFSLKEVAKLLLPSFNRGGLIDGGRVKRLLSPYTAGRSIESLSPRFACVSTDLYSGERIVFKEGDLLESIRASISIPGLFTPAICGDRILVDGGVADPLPIGLAYELGADFVIAVRVNRQVEHRHPLPRDGGGNCTADGSSELRIEKQLGEIEDDAGEDWLRNSLRKIVTTYEKARDNRRLTPPILEIILSTISIYERRLSELSIRDAKDIIVVEPALAGIEILDLHKGVQAIAAGEAAMRSRLGDVGRALG from the coding sequence ATGTCCTTCCTGGCGCGGCTGAAGATGATGGCGGGCAAAAGGGCGAGGCTCGGGCTTGCGCTGGGCTCCGGGGGTGCGCGCGGCTTCGCCCACATCGGCGTGCTCAAGGTGCTGGAGGAGGAGAAAATCCCGGTGCACTGCATCGCGGGCTGCTCCGCCGGCGCCATCATCGGCGGGCTTTACTCCGGCGGCGCCTCTGTCCTGGCGCTGGAGGATCTTGCGGCGAGCTTCTCCCTGAAAGAGGTGGCGAAGCTCCTGCTCCCCTCGTTCAACCGGGGCGGCCTGATAGACGGCGGAAGGGTGAAGAGGCTGCTTTCTCCCTACACCGCAGGCAGGTCGATCGAGTCCCTCTCCCCCCGCTTCGCCTGCGTATCGACCGACCTCTACTCGGGCGAGCGGATCGTCTTCAAGGAAGGCGACCTCCTGGAGAGCATCAGGGCCTCCATATCGATACCGGGCCTCTTCACGCCGGCGATATGCGGAGACCGAATCCTCGTGGACGGAGGCGTCGCGGACCCGCTCCCGATCGGGCTGGCTTACGAATTGGGCGCCGACTTCGTCATCGCCGTGAGGGTCAACCGCCAGGTCGAACACAGGCATCCCCTGCCGAGGGACGGCGGCGGCAACTGCACGGCCGACGGCAGCTCGGAGCTCAGAATCGAGAAACAGCTCGGCGAGATAGAGGACGACGCAGGGGAGGACTGGCTGCGCAACTCCCTGAGAAAGATCGTCACGACCTATGAGAAGGCCCGCGACAACAGGAGGCTCACACCTCCGATCCTGGAGATCATACTCTCCACCATCTCGATATACGAGCGCAGGCTCTCTGAGCTGAGCATAAGGGATGCGAAGGACATAATAGTGGTCGAGCCGGCGCTCGCCGGCATCGAGATACTGGACCTCCACAAAGGGGTGCAGGCGATAGCCGCAGGCGAGGCGGCGATGCGCTCGCGCCTCGGCGACGTCGGCCGGGCGCTTGGTTAA
- the ychF gene encoding redox-regulated ATPase YchF — translation MEIGIIGLVQSGKSTLFEIMTGVQSSEIYGESCVRGVASVPDERFDRLVEIFKPAKVSPARVPFIDVNAAGEKPWDSIRQNLVTADAFVHVVDAFTASDVSEVVARYKNLADELVFSDLVVVEGRIERLARLQKHTIRPEEAMQAVILPRAKGHLEAGRPLRDMEMSAEDKRALSGFAFWTLRPELVVINVRDDNPSFAEAFADRHVAAAHVIGINCMLEAEIAELPPHDRLAFLEPMGIAEPAFERVIRSSFELLGRIRYFTVGEDEVKAWVIPAGSTAPRAAAAIHKDFERGFIKAEVVSYDDFIACGAALQSAKAAGRQRLEGKEYVVRDGDIISFRFNV, via the coding sequence ATGGAGATAGGGATCATAGGGCTCGTGCAGTCGGGCAAGAGCACTCTCTTCGAGATCATGACGGGAGTGCAAAGCAGCGAGATCTACGGGGAGAGCTGTGTGCGCGGGGTCGCCTCGGTGCCCGATGAGCGCTTCGACCGCCTCGTCGAGATCTTCAAGCCGGCCAAGGTCTCTCCGGCGCGAGTTCCCTTCATCGACGTCAATGCGGCGGGCGAGAAGCCCTGGGACTCGATCAGGCAGAACCTCGTCACCGCCGACGCCTTCGTGCACGTGGTGGACGCCTTCACCGCATCGGACGTCTCAGAGGTCGTGGCGCGCTACAAGAATCTCGCGGACGAGCTCGTATTCTCCGACCTCGTGGTCGTGGAGGGGAGGATCGAGCGGCTGGCCAGGCTTCAGAAACATACCATCAGGCCCGAGGAGGCGATGCAGGCGGTGATCCTCCCCAGGGCGAAGGGGCACCTCGAGGCGGGCAGGCCCCTCAGGGACATGGAGATGTCCGCCGAGGACAAGAGGGCCCTCAGCGGCTTCGCATTCTGGACGCTGAGGCCGGAGCTGGTCGTGATAAACGTGCGCGACGACAACCCCTCCTTCGCAGAGGCCTTCGCCGACCGACACGTCGCCGCAGCGCACGTGATAGGCATCAACTGCATGCTCGAGGCCGAGATAGCGGAGCTGCCTCCCCATGATCGTCTCGCGTTCCTCGAGCCCATGGGGATCGCGGAGCCGGCGTTCGAGCGCGTCATCCGCTCGTCGTTCGAGCTCCTGGGCCGCATCCGCTACTTCACCGTGGGGGAGGACGAGGTAAAGGCATGGGTCATCCCGGCGGGATCCACCGCGCCCAGGGCCGCGGCCGCGATCCACAAGGACTTCGAGCGGGGCTTCATCAAGGCGGAGGTCGTCTCCTACGACGACTTCATCGCCTGCGGGGCCGCCCTCCAGTCCGCGAAGGCCGCGGGCAGGCAGAGGCTGGAAGGGAAGGAGTACGTGGTCCGGGACGGCGACATAATATCCTTCCGATTCAACGTCTGA
- a CDS encoding Na+:solute symporter: MHLQTVDFVIIIIMLVVMVGLGLAFSRRAGKSVDEFFVSGRSLPWWLAGVSMVASAFAIDTPLGITGLVAAHGIQGVWFAWSFILGGTGVLGAFIFASLLRRSRIITTAELVELRYSGDVASSLRFFKGIYFGVLSNCIIMGWVMKAVSVFVKEAFGWDPLIALAVMLALTLIYTAASGMWGVVATDFIQFWISLAGTILLAVFAMKYVGGVDGLVAGLTARFGEIKADSMLHFVPRFESAFFPIFLVFITLKWWSNPTEAVTQRIVSSRTPKDASLATFFFALVHLGLNYWPMILVALVSLVVYPELPSASAERGYVMLMVKLLPAGVLGIFLAAMLAAFMSTIDTHVNVGAAYMINDIYRRFLHKGASNRHYVFASRVATVLMLLIAVAIAFYLENVKTAWYWLSKLTAGYGFILVIRWFWWRINAWSEIAALFGSLAGSLLETFVLRRFYPELAFGYQFLFVCAFSSACWLSVTYLTKPADEERLRRFCELVKPYRFGWRPIAEKHPGIEWNPHFKKNVLQFFVGAAGIYSSCFALGSLLFKLYASAAILGCAGALSFAVILLTLRSSNNGTVDVRAA; the protein is encoded by the coding sequence ATGCACCTGCAGACCGTCGATTTCGTCATCATAATAATCATGCTGGTCGTCATGGTGGGGCTCGGGCTCGCCTTCTCCAGGCGCGCCGGCAAGAGCGTGGACGAGTTCTTCGTGAGCGGCCGCTCGCTGCCGTGGTGGCTAGCCGGCGTATCCATGGTCGCATCGGCCTTCGCCATCGACACGCCCCTGGGCATCACCGGCCTCGTGGCTGCGCACGGGATCCAGGGGGTGTGGTTCGCGTGGTCGTTCATACTCGGCGGCACCGGGGTGCTCGGCGCATTCATCTTCGCCTCGCTGCTTCGGCGCTCGAGAATAATCACCACCGCCGAGCTCGTGGAGCTGCGCTACAGCGGCGACGTGGCCTCATCGCTGCGATTCTTCAAGGGGATATACTTCGGGGTCCTCAGCAACTGCATCATCATGGGATGGGTCATGAAGGCAGTCTCGGTCTTCGTGAAGGAGGCGTTCGGCTGGGACCCGCTCATCGCCCTGGCGGTCATGCTCGCGCTCACGCTGATCTACACGGCCGCGTCGGGCATGTGGGGTGTCGTGGCCACCGACTTCATACAGTTCTGGATCAGCCTTGCGGGCACCATCCTCCTCGCGGTGTTCGCTATGAAATACGTCGGCGGCGTGGACGGGCTCGTGGCCGGGCTCACCGCCCGCTTCGGCGAGATCAAGGCCGACTCCATGCTGCACTTCGTGCCGAGGTTCGAGTCCGCGTTCTTCCCGATATTCCTCGTCTTCATCACGCTCAAGTGGTGGTCCAACCCCACCGAGGCGGTCACGCAGCGCATCGTCTCCAGCAGGACGCCGAAGGACGCATCGCTCGCCACCTTCTTCTTCGCTCTCGTGCACCTTGGGCTCAACTACTGGCCCATGATACTCGTGGCCCTGGTCTCGCTGGTCGTCTACCCGGAGCTGCCTAGCGCCTCCGCCGAGCGGGGCTACGTGATGCTCATGGTGAAGCTTTTGCCCGCAGGGGTGCTGGGGATCTTCCTCGCGGCGATGCTCGCGGCGTTCATGTCCACTATCGACACGCACGTCAACGTCGGCGCCGCCTACATGATAAACGACATCTACCGCCGATTCCTCCACAAGGGCGCCTCCAATCGCCACTACGTCTTCGCTTCGCGCGTGGCCACGGTGCTCATGCTCCTCATCGCTGTGGCGATCGCCTTCTATCTCGAGAACGTGAAGACCGCCTGGTACTGGCTCTCCAAGCTAACCGCGGGTTACGGCTTCATACTGGTGATCCGCTGGTTCTGGTGGAGGATCAACGCTTGGTCGGAGATCGCCGCGCTCTTCGGCTCGCTGGCGGGCTCTCTCCTGGAAACGTTCGTCCTGCGCCGCTTCTATCCGGAGCTCGCCTTCGGCTACCAGTTCCTGTTCGTCTGCGCGTTTTCCTCGGCGTGCTGGCTCTCCGTGACATATCTCACGAAGCCGGCGGATGAGGAGCGGCTAAGGCGCTTCTGCGAGCTGGTGAAGCCGTATCGGTTCGGGTGGAGGCCGATAGCCGAAAAACACCCGGGCATCGAGTGGAACCCCCATTTCAAAAAGAACGTGCTTCAGTTCTTTGTTGGCGCCGCGGGCATCTACAGCAGCTGCTTTGCCCTCGGCAGCCTTCTCTTCAAGCTCTACGCCAGCGCCGCGATCCTCGGCTGCGCGGGTG